The Dehalococcoidales bacterium DNA window GAGACAATCTATGCCTTCGGTACTACCTGCGGGATCGATAAAATGGATGCGGTTATCGCAGCCAGCCAGATATGTGACGAGTATGGTATCGACACGATGAGCGCCGGAATCACCATCGGCTTCGCCATGGAGTGTTTCGAGAAGGGCTTGATCAGTATCGAAGATACCGGCGGCGTCGAGCTCCGCTTCGGTGACGATAAAGCCATGATTGCCATGCTGAGGAAGATCGCCGGGCAGGAAGGGTTCGGAAAGGAACTGGCCAGGGGTACCAGGAGATTGTCCGAGGAGATCAAGGGTTCAGAGGCCTTTGCCATGCAGGTAAAAGGATTGGAGCTTGGCGGTTACGAGTGCCGTGGCTTGAACGGGCAGGCTTTGCAGTTTGCCATTGACGCCCGCGGCGGCTGTCATCATGGCTACGGTTTACCGGGCAGGCAGGAGATATTCGATGGTACGCGGCTTGAGGTTAAAGGGAAGGGCGAGTACGTCAAGAAAGGGGCGATACATGAGATGGTTTGTGATTCTCTTATTGTCTGCTCCTTTGCCCGCCGGGTGTATGATATGGGTATATTGGCCGATTCCCTGGCGGCTTTATACGGGGAACCCTGGTCTGTTGATGACCTCAGGGAGGCCGGGGTAAGGATAATGACCCAGGAGAGGCTCTTTAATATGCGGGAGGGGCTGACCCGGGAGCATGACACGCTTCCGGAGAGATTGCTGAAGGAGCCCAAGCCTGACGGGCCGACCGCGGGAGCCGTGGCGCCCCTGGA harbors:
- a CDS encoding aldehyde ferredoxin oxidoreductase C-terminal domain-containing protein, which produces ETIYAFGTTCGIDKMDAVIAASQICDEYGIDTMSAGITIGFAMECFEKGLISIEDTGGVELRFGDDKAMIAMLRKIAGQEGFGKELARGTRRLSEEIKGSEAFAMQVKGLELGGYECRGLNGQALQFAIDARGGCHHGYGLPGRQEIFDGTRLEVKGKGEYVKKGAIHEMVCDSLIVCSFARRVYDMGILADSLAALYGEPWSVDDLREAGVRIMTQERLFNMREGLTREHDTLPERLLKEPKPDGPTAGAVAPLEELKDDFYRSMGYDLATGNPPDSLLSRLGIEK